In Nicotiana tabacum cultivar K326 chromosome 17, ASM71507v2, whole genome shotgun sequence, one DNA window encodes the following:
- the LOC107777769 gene encoding 3-hydroxy-3-methylglutaryl-coenzyme A reductase-like (The RefSeq protein has 5 substitutions compared to this genomic sequence), whose translation MDVRRRSEKPAYPTKEFAAGEKPLKPHKQQQQQDNSLLIASDALPLPLYLTNGLFFTMFFSVMYYLLSRWREKIRNSTPLHVVTFSELVAIVSLIASVIYLLGFFGIGFVQSFVSRDNNDDSWDVEDENDEQFLLEEDSRRGPATTLGCTAVPPPPARQVVPMVPPQPAKVAAMSEKPAPLVTPAASEEDEEIIKSVVQGKMPSYSLESKLGDCKRAASIRKEALQRITGKSLEGLPLEGFDYESILGQCCEMPIGYVQIPVGIAGPLLLDGREYSVPMATTEGCLVASTNRGCKAIYASGGATSVLLRDGMTRAPCVRFGTAKRAAELKFFVEDPVKFETLAAVFNQSSRFARLQRIQCAIAGKNLYMRFVCSTGDAMGMNMVSKGVQNVLDYLQNEYPDMDVIGISGNFCSDKKPAAVNWIEGRGKSVVCEAIITEEVVKKVLKTEVAALVEPNMLKNLTGSAMAGALGGFNAHASNIVSAVFIATGQDPAQNIESSHCITMMEAVNDGKDLHVSVTMPSIEVGTVGGGTQLASQSACLNLLGVKGANREAPGSNARLLATIVAGSVLAGELSLMSAISAGQLVKSHMKYNRSTKDVTKASS comes from the exons ATGGACGTTCGCCGGAGATCTGAGAAGCCTGCATATCCAACCAAAGAATTTGCCGCCGGCGAAAAACCTCTCAAACCCCacaaacaacaacaagaacagGACAACTCCCTTCTTATTGCCTCCGATGCCCTCCCACTCCCTTTGTACCTCACAAATGGGTTGTTTTTCACCATGTTTTTCTCCGTTATGTATTATCTTCTCAGCAGGTGGCGTGAGAAAATCAGGAACTCCACTCCTCTCCACGTGGTTACTTTTTCTGAATTAGTTGCCATTGTTTCATTGATCGCTTCCGTGATTTATCTTTTGGGGTTCTTCGGGATCGGATTTGTTCAGTCGTTCGTTTCCAGGGATAACAATGATGATTCTTGGGATGTTGAGGATGAAAACGATGAGCAATTTCTTTTGGAAGAAGATAGTCGTTGTGGACCTGCCACTACTCTTGGCTGCACTGCTGTTCCACCACCACCTGCTCGACAAGTTGTCCCAATGGTACCACCGCAACCCGCCAAGGTCGCAGCTATGTCTGAAAAACCTGCGCCGTTGGTTACACCAGCAGCCTCTGAGGAAGACGAGGAGATCATAAAATCCGTGGTGCAAGGGAAAATGCCGTCCTACTCTTTGGAATCGAAACTCGGTGATTGTCAGAGAGCTGCTTCTATTCGTAAAGAGGCATTGCAGAGGATTACGGGTAAGTCTCTAGAAGGGCTCCCATTGGAGGGATTTGATTATGAATCCATTCTTGGGCAGTGCTGTGAGATGCCAATCGGTTACGTTCAGATACCCGTTGGAATAGCCGGGCCATTGTTGCTTGACGGGAGAGAGTATTCGGTGCCAATGGCAACCACTGAAGGATGTTTAGTGGCTAGCACCAACAGGGGTTGTAAGGCTATCTATGCTTCTGGCGGCGCCACTAGCGTGTTGCTCCGCGATGGGATGACCAGAGCACCTTGTGTCAGGTTTGGCACTGCCAAAAGGGCCGCGGAGTTGAAGTTCTTTGTTGAAGATCCTGTGAAATTTGAGACACTTGCTGCTGTTTTCAACCA GTCAAGCAGATTTGCCAGATTACAAAGGATTCAATGCGCAATTGCGGGAAAGAATCTGTACATGCGATTTGTGTGTAGCACTGGGGATGCAATGGGAATGAACATGGTGTCCAAAGGTGTACAAAATGTTCTTGATTACCTCCAGAATGAATATCCCGACATGGATGTCATCGGCATATCTG GGAACTTTTGCTCGGACAAGAAGCCAGCAGCAGTTAACTGGATTGAGGGGAGAGGAAAGTCTGTAGTTTGTGAGGCAATTATCACggaagaggtggtgaagaaagtTCTGAAAACTGAGGTTGCTGCTCTTGTGGAGCTGAACATGCTTAAAAATCTTACTGGCTCTGCCATGGCTGGTGCGCTTGGTGGTTTCAATGCCCACGCCAGCAATATCGTCTCAGCTGTGTTTATAGCAACTGGTCAGGACCCAGCTCAGAACATAGAGAGCTCTCATTGTATCACTATGATGGAGGCTGTAAATGATGGCAAGGACCTCCATGTTTCTGTTACAATGCCTTCCATTGAG GTTGGTACTGTTGGAGGTGGAACTCAGCTTTCTTCTCAGTCAGCTTGCTTGAACTTATTGGGAGTGAAAGGTGCCAACAGAGAGGCACCAGGGTCAAATGCAAGACTCTTGGCCACAATAGTAGCTGGTTCTGTTCTTGCTGGGGAGCTATCCCTCATGTCAGCTATCTCAGCTGGGCAGCTGGTTAAGAGCCACATGAAATACAACAGATCTACCAAAGATGTCACCAAGGCATCCTCCTAA